A section of the Lathamus discolor isolate bLatDis1 chromosome 6, bLatDis1.hap1, whole genome shotgun sequence genome encodes:
- the LOC136016640 gene encoding tektin-5-like — MEFLGTTQLASYCGPKKSCLLPDIAPTTTTKDTYQAYYLPGYSHLSTWRPGLFRKVVSVPPSDDNGQYNPSRRPPTVLPGLCSNLHARYSTRDWHHANMVQLKGSETSRYRAGRMNVDSVRLMQDKDQLTYQMQQDSQRNLVERISNTDYWRSELMYELERLLKESQALETTKKRLECAVEELQGPLKIALECLYHREKRKGIDLVHDDVEKNLIKETDVFKECQEILKKLAQKISQQLGINRDAQHALEQDLSDKNSAHFIDEKCFNLRNTSDGINFYYGVEKADKTVSVPATWAKFSEDNIRYSQHARANSVKLREDAEAALESTSEETWNQFISTNLAFNKRIAEVADAKNKLHAQLARVLQEIFQTEDTIMLLERSIKAKEYPLKVAQTRLEGRTKRPNIELCRDAPQFQLVTEIYTIDDTIQTLKQRLQEARDTLHMLMVNKSNLEHDIAVKANSLYIDKKCMDMRKVFPSTPRLIGYT, encoded by the exons ATGGAGTTCCTGGGGACCACACAGCTAGCCAGTTACTGTGGCCCCAAGAAaagctgcctgctcccagatatagctcccaccaccaccaccaaggaCACCTACCAGGCCTACTACCTTCCAGGCTATAGCCACCTGAGCACCTGGCGGCCTGGGCTGTTCCGCAAGGTGGTTTCTGTCCCTCCCAGTGATGACAATGGGCAATATAACCCCAGCAGGCGGCCACCCACCGTCCTGCCTGGGTTGTGCTCCAACCTGCATGCCCGCTACAGTACTCGTGACTGGCACCACGCTAACATGGTCCAGTTAAAAGGCTCTGAAACCTCCAGGTACCGTGCTGGTAGAATGAACGTGGATTCAGTGAGGCTGATGCAAGACAAGGATCAACTGACTTACCAGATGCAGCAAGACAGCCAAAGAAATCTGGTAGAGAGGATCTCCAACACTGATTACTGGCGATCTGAGCTCATGTATGAGCTAGAGCGTCTGCTGAAAGAGAGCCAAGCCTTGGAAACAACAAAGAAGCGTCTGGAATGTGCTGTGGAGGAACTGCAAGGACCACTGAAG ATAGCCCTAGAATGCTTGTACCACCGTGAAAAGAGAAAGGGTATAGACTTAGTTCATGACGACGTGGAAAAGAACCTCATAAAG GAAACTGATGTATTCAAGGAATGccaagaaatactgaaaaaacttGCACAGAAGATCAGTCAACAGCTGGG CATCAACAGAGACGCACAGCATGCCCTGGAGCAGGATCTTTCTGACAAGAACTCAGCCCATTTTATTGATGAGAAATGCTTTAACCTAAGGAACACATCAGACGGCATCAACTTTTACTATGGAGTGGAAAAAGCAGATAAGAC TGTTTCAGTTCCTGCAACATGGGCTAAATTCAGTGAAGACAATATCAGGTACTCTCAGCATGCCAGGGCCAACTCTGTCAAACTGCGGGAGGATGCAGAGGCTGCACTGGAGAGTACCTCTGAGGAGACATGGAATCAGTTCATCAgtaccaacctggcctttaataAGCGGATTGCTGAAGTGGCTGATGCAAAGAACAAACTCCACGCACAACTGGCCAGG GTACTTCAGGAAATCTTCCAGACTGAAGATACAATCATGTTATTGGAGAGATCCATAAAGGCAAAGGAGTATCCACTGAAAGTGGCTCAGACCCGCCTGGAAGGACGAACCAAACGACCCAACATAGAACTCTGCCGTGATGCACCTCAGTTTCA GCTTGTGACTGAAATTTATACTATAGATGACACCATACAGACCTTAAAGCAACGTCTGCAAGAAGCTCGTGATACTCTGCATATGCTGATGGTCAACAAATCAAACCTGGAACATGACATTGCTGTGAAGGCAAACTCCCTCTACATTGACAAGAAGTGCATGGACATGCGCAAAGTCTTCCCCAGCACCCCACGACTCATTGGTTACACTTGA